The following are from one region of the Pantoea cypripedii genome:
- a CDS encoding outer membrane protein OmpK — protein sequence MSYAQAKPFVNFQSLDTSLYAFSGNKVDPYKTVSPVVEAWGDYSIGDMYVYGIWQRSLQGDYVGDTSTYYYKAVPRLSLAKNLNKDISWGIFKDASAALWVSRTKGYSNSYFPGIALDWQIPGFSWLRTIYYFEHNPHKGWDDRRLHIDYGYPFTTSIGDFRVVGTFDMTFGQGDNPVMLDFKPEIHYDLGQALGYQPGHLWVGAVIEPIKNKYKIEDTPYYRTNQFSYGLMIRYSFSYFAH from the coding sequence ATGTCTTATGCACAGGCAAAACCTTTTGTTAATTTCCAATCTCTGGACACCTCCCTTTACGCCTTCAGTGGTAATAAAGTCGACCCTTATAAAACGGTCTCCCCCGTTGTTGAAGCATGGGGTGACTACAGTATTGGTGACATGTATGTCTATGGAATATGGCAGCGTTCACTGCAAGGCGATTATGTTGGGGATACCAGCACCTATTATTACAAAGCGGTTCCAAGACTGAGTCTGGCAAAGAATCTTAATAAGGACATCTCCTGGGGCATTTTTAAAGATGCCTCAGCCGCGCTCTGGGTTTCACGCACTAAGGGATATAGCAACAGTTACTTCCCTGGCATTGCGCTTGACTGGCAGATTCCAGGTTTTTCCTGGTTACGTACCATTTATTATTTCGAACATAATCCGCACAAAGGCTGGGATGATCGCCGTCTGCATATTGATTACGGATATCCGTTCACAACATCAATCGGTGATTTCCGTGTAGTGGGGACGTTCGATATGACGTTCGGTCAGGGTGATAATCCAGTGATGCTCGATTTCAAACCTGAAATACATTACGACCTTGGTCAGGCATTAGGATACCAGCCTGGCCATTTATGGGTCGGTGCAGTGATTGAACCCATTAAGAACAAATATAAAATAGAAGATACGCCTTACTACAGAACGAATCAGTTTAGTTATGGTTTGATGATTCGTTATAGCTTCTCCTATTTCGCACACTAA
- a CDS encoding xanthine dehydrogenase family protein molybdopterin-binding subunit has protein sequence MKELNIDVSRRRFIAGAGALIIGASLPLKKAMAAVVNPQREFEANAFVQIGLDGIVTVLSKHTEVGQGVYTGMATLIAEELDADWSQIRVVAAPVDTSVYKNLSLGIQGTGGSSSIANAYEQMRRMGAAARSLMVSAAAKLWNKPASEITIQNGVVMLPGTDLKAGFGELVAIAAQLTPPDPASLVLKKPEQFTYIGKVKGPHRIDSRDKVTGKAMYSQDINKPGMLTVTIKRPPLFGSKLVSFDDSLTRQYPGVVEVKATPSGVAVYATSTWAAIKGRDLLKASWDDTKAEHRNTEEIFQEFRTTATTPGVLARKTGDAQQAFSSADKIIEAEYTFPYLAHAPMEPLNGYIFWDGDSVYAEYGCQIQTLDQAQLTAAFGLPPEKVKIETILAGGSFGRRIDFGNPKLGPDLAADMAAAALAIGPGKGLKVVWTREDDIRGGWYRPMVLHKMRAAIHDNKISAWTNTVAGHSFFKDSAFDAAIKNGLDPMLVEGASEPPYTFANFQCDAHIVPGHVPVTSLRSVGSTHTCHAVEAFIDKVLDALGQDPVEGRLALMTDAPREAGTLRAVAKAANWTGAMVGNNRARGVAVAKAFNTRVAQIAEVSIGENGQPRVHKVWCAVDCGIAVNPDVIKAQIEGGIGYGLSVALYGNITLKEGHVEQSNFNNYRPLRINEMPEIEVIIIPSDEAPTGVGELGVPPIAPAVANALAKLGRSRDNLSLPLHKPGSTIEV, from the coding sequence ATGAAAGAGCTTAATATTGATGTCTCCAGACGCCGTTTTATCGCCGGTGCTGGTGCGTTAATTATCGGTGCCAGTTTGCCTCTAAAGAAGGCCATGGCGGCGGTCGTCAATCCTCAGCGTGAATTTGAAGCCAACGCGTTTGTGCAAATTGGCCTGGATGGCATCGTCACCGTTCTGAGTAAACATACCGAGGTCGGCCAGGGCGTTTACACTGGCATGGCAACGCTGATAGCGGAAGAACTGGATGCTGACTGGTCTCAAATCCGCGTGGTGGCCGCACCGGTCGATACCTCGGTTTATAAAAACCTGTCCCTGGGGATTCAGGGGACTGGCGGTTCCAGCTCGATCGCTAACGCCTATGAACAAATGCGTCGCATGGGTGCAGCGGCGCGCAGTTTGATGGTCTCTGCCGCAGCTAAATTGTGGAACAAACCAGCCAGTGAGATCACTATCCAGAATGGTGTGGTGATGCTACCGGGTACCGACCTTAAAGCCGGGTTTGGTGAACTGGTTGCCATCGCTGCACAGCTCACGCCTCCCGACCCCGCCTCGCTGGTGCTGAAAAAGCCCGAGCAGTTTACCTATATCGGTAAGGTCAAAGGCCCGCATCGCATCGACTCAAGAGATAAAGTCACCGGCAAAGCGATGTACTCCCAGGATATTAACAAGCCGGGAATGCTGACGGTCACCATCAAACGCCCGCCCCTGTTTGGTAGCAAGTTAGTCTCTTTTGATGATTCCCTGACGCGTCAATATCCTGGTGTGGTGGAGGTTAAAGCCACGCCGAGTGGTGTCGCTGTGTACGCCACCAGCACCTGGGCAGCCATAAAGGGGCGCGATCTGCTGAAAGCCAGCTGGGATGATACCAAAGCGGAGCACCGCAATACTGAAGAGATCTTCCAGGAATTTCGCACCACGGCCACCACGCCGGGTGTGCTGGCGCGTAAAACCGGCGATGCCCAGCAGGCATTCTCCAGCGCCGACAAAATTATCGAAGCCGAATATACCTTCCCTTATCTTGCGCATGCGCCCATGGAACCGCTCAACGGCTACATTTTTTGGGATGGCGACAGCGTCTATGCGGAGTATGGTTGCCAAATCCAGACACTGGATCAGGCCCAGCTGACCGCTGCTTTTGGCTTACCCCCGGAAAAAGTCAAAATCGAAACGATTCTGGCCGGTGGCAGCTTTGGTCGTCGTATCGATTTTGGCAACCCGAAGCTGGGTCCCGATCTCGCCGCAGACATGGCGGCAGCCGCCCTGGCTATTGGCCCTGGCAAAGGGCTGAAAGTTGTCTGGACGCGCGAAGATGACATCAGAGGCGGCTGGTATCGTCCAATGGTGTTACATAAGATGCGCGCCGCCATCCACGACAATAAAATCAGTGCCTGGACCAACACCGTCGCCGGTCATTCATTTTTCAAAGACAGTGCGTTCGATGCTGCCATCAAGAATGGCCTGGACCCGATGCTGGTCGAAGGTGCCAGTGAACCCCCTTATACCTTCGCTAACTTCCAGTGCGATGCCCATATCGTGCCTGGACACGTGCCGGTCACCTCGCTGCGTTCAGTCGGCAGTACCCACACCTGCCATGCCGTTGAGGCTTTCATTGATAAAGTGCTCGATGCGCTAGGCCAGGACCCTGTCGAAGGCAGGCTGGCCCTGATGACCGATGCTCCACGCGAAGCCGGTACCCTGCGGGCCGTTGCTAAAGCCGCTAACTGGACGGGGGCGATGGTGGGCAATAATCGTGCCCGTGGTGTCGCCGTGGCGAAAGCGTTTAATACCCGTGTGGCACAAATCGCTGAAGTTTCCATTGGTGAAAACGGCCAGCCCAGAGTGCACAAAGTCTGGTGTGCGGTGGATTGTGGCATTGCCGTCAACCCTGATGTGATCAAAGCGCAGATTGAAGGCGGCATCGGTTACGGCCTGAGTGTCGCCCTGTACGGCAATATCACCCTGAAGGAGGGTCATGTTGAGCAGTCCAACTTTAACAATTACCGTCCATTGCGCATCAATGAAATGCCCGAAATTGAGGTCATCATCATTCCGTCTGACGAAGCGCCCACCGGGGTCGGTGAATTAGGCGTTCCCCCCATTGCGCCAGCCGTAGCCAATGCGCTGGCAAAACTGGGGCGCTCAAGAGACAACCTGAGCCTTCCCCTGCATAAACCTGGCAGCACCATTGAAGTTTAA
- a CDS encoding ABC transporter ATP-binding protein produces MNTATVGLVNIKPIALHVNDLNVALQRNGQRLQALHNINFKLHQGEILGLVGESGAGKSLLLKTLVNQLPPGFVGNQDAIRFFPDDVPAGNRLKLGSEVTFIPQDPMNALNPIHTVMRHFHEQLSLLRLPAVAIREKAIDILSAVNLSHPEELLSCYPHQLSGGMAQRILIALAFVTEPRLVICDEIMTALDVINQQHVITMIAKMQARYGTSILFVTHDLAFATQHCHQLMVMYAGEIIETGTASDVMNHPAHPYTRALIKARPSLNPDWQYIAGIPGNMPTLEALNAESLCRFAPRCDCQQPRCLTQPLPRNKEIKCHFSAQLPVVAAAVDAAPQLSPHQFSGHSIPFLRVEGMGKEYVERKGWRNVIKPVLSDVNFTVSPGEFIGLLGESGSGKSTLARLMMGLESPTQGRILLNGKVLPKTGRSMSDSIQLIFQNNAQALNPHRNVANILTQGMENKPFLRSERKQRAEELADLVGLSHKLLDKYPQQLSGGQRQRVNIGRALCTMPQLLIADEIVSGLDVSIQARILNLLLALRKKQKFALLLISHDLNVVNYLCSKVIVLHKGFIAEQGNTKQVLHEPESLLTQELIKNSHTGSTMA; encoded by the coding sequence ATGAACACTGCGACTGTGGGTCTGGTAAATATTAAGCCAATTGCCCTGCATGTGAATGACCTGAATGTTGCCCTGCAACGAAATGGTCAGCGGTTGCAGGCACTCCATAATATTAACTTCAAGCTGCATCAGGGAGAAATTCTCGGCCTGGTCGGAGAATCAGGTGCGGGCAAGAGTTTGTTATTGAAAACACTGGTCAATCAGCTTCCACCCGGTTTTGTGGGCAATCAGGATGCGATACGATTCTTCCCTGACGACGTGCCCGCAGGTAATCGTCTGAAATTAGGCAGTGAGGTGACCTTCATTCCTCAGGATCCAATGAATGCTTTAAATCCGATACATACCGTTATGCGCCATTTTCACGAGCAATTGAGTTTACTCCGGCTCCCGGCGGTTGCAATTCGTGAGAAAGCCATTGATATACTGAGCGCGGTTAACTTATCGCACCCCGAGGAGTTATTATCCTGCTATCCCCATCAGTTATCCGGGGGAATGGCGCAGCGTATTCTGATTGCTTTAGCATTCGTCACTGAGCCCAGATTGGTTATTTGTGATGAAATAATGACAGCTCTGGATGTTATCAACCAGCAGCATGTGATTACGATGATTGCAAAAATGCAGGCGCGCTATGGCACCAGCATTTTATTCGTCACGCATGATCTGGCCTTCGCTACCCAGCATTGCCATCAATTAATGGTTATGTATGCGGGCGAGATTATCGAAACTGGCACAGCCAGCGATGTAATGAATCATCCCGCCCATCCTTATACTCGCGCACTGATAAAGGCCAGACCTTCACTGAATCCGGACTGGCAATATATTGCTGGCATCCCCGGAAACATGCCAACCCTTGAAGCACTAAACGCTGAGTCTCTGTGTCGATTTGCCCCACGCTGTGACTGCCAGCAACCCCGTTGTCTCACACAGCCATTGCCACGGAATAAAGAGATAAAATGTCACTTTAGTGCCCAATTGCCTGTTGTCGCTGCTGCTGTCGATGCCGCTCCCCAATTATCACCGCATCAATTCTCCGGGCATTCAATCCCTTTTTTGCGCGTGGAAGGAATGGGTAAAGAATATGTCGAGCGGAAAGGGTGGCGTAATGTCATAAAGCCGGTACTTTCCGATGTTAATTTTACTGTTTCGCCTGGTGAGTTTATTGGTTTACTCGGTGAAAGCGGCAGTGGTAAATCAACCCTGGCGCGTTTGATGATGGGGTTGGAATCACCGACTCAGGGGCGGATTTTGCTCAATGGCAAGGTTCTGCCAAAAACCGGGCGCAGTATGTCGGACAGTATCCAGCTGATTTTCCAAAATAACGCCCAGGCACTGAATCCCCATCGTAATGTGGCTAATATTTTGACGCAGGGAATGGAAAACAAACCCTTTCTGCGCAGTGAACGTAAACAACGAGCTGAAGAGTTAGCTGATCTGGTTGGATTATCACACAAGTTGCTGGATAAATATCCCCAGCAGCTTTCTGGTGGACAACGTCAGCGGGTAAATATTGGGCGTGCGCTTTGCACGATGCCACAATTGCTGATTGCCGATGAAATTGTTTCCGGGCTGGATGTTTCTATTCAGGCGCGAATTCTTAATTTACTTCTGGCGTTGCGTAAGAAACAAAAGTTCGCCTTATTATTGATTTCACATGATCTTAATGTTGTAAATTATTTATGTAGTAAAGTGATTGTGCTGCATAAAGGGTTTATCGCGGAGCAGGGTAACACAAAGCAGGTACTGCATGAGCCAGAAAGCCTGTTAACCCAGGAGCTGATTAAGAACAGTCATACCGGGAGTACGATGGCATGA
- a CDS encoding cytochrome c, protein MNIWLKRAGISAGAIVILLVAFAVYVALRPVGEEPAAPVSGAPANLQTQVQRGEYLAKAADCVACHTTKGGEPLAGGLAFKMPFGTIYATNISADKEHGIGNWSDDEFVSAVRQGISPHGNLYPAMPYTSYTAMSRDDVLAIKAWLMSQPPVAQANRQNDLGFPFNQRWAMKFWNAAFFRDQRFVPLDSSDAELNRGAYLATALGHCGECHTPRNLGFAMDQGHEYAGAEIQGWFAPNISSNPDIGLGEWSPEQISQYLSQGHAPGRSSAAGPMAEVIENSLQYLTPEDNRALVKYLQHTQSTDNGDGIKVNLQPAGAMNSSALLPGDQNDSAGRQLFAGDCSGCHQWNGPGKVNQHASLAGSTTVNDPKGRSLVQVILKGAHMKVGDQQVFMPDFGNKYSDAEVASVANFVIGHFGGKQGEVTADQVKQQRDK, encoded by the coding sequence ATGAATATCTGGTTAAAACGAGCAGGCATCAGTGCCGGTGCCATTGTCATTTTGCTGGTAGCATTTGCGGTCTATGTTGCACTTCGGCCCGTCGGGGAGGAACCGGCCGCACCGGTATCAGGTGCTCCAGCCAACCTGCAAACGCAGGTTCAACGCGGTGAGTATCTGGCGAAAGCCGCTGACTGCGTCGCCTGCCATACGACGAAAGGCGGAGAACCTTTAGCCGGTGGGCTGGCGTTCAAAATGCCGTTTGGCACCATTTATGCCACCAATATCAGTGCTGATAAAGAGCATGGCATCGGTAACTGGAGCGACGACGAGTTCGTGAGCGCGGTACGCCAGGGGATCAGTCCGCACGGAAACTTATATCCGGCAATGCCGTATACCTCGTATACCGCGATGAGTCGTGACGACGTACTGGCTATCAAGGCGTGGCTAATGAGCCAGCCCCCTGTGGCTCAGGCCAATCGGCAAAACGACCTTGGATTTCCGTTTAACCAGCGTTGGGCGATGAAGTTCTGGAATGCGGCGTTCTTCCGCGATCAGCGTTTTGTCCCACTCGATTCATCCGATGCTGAGCTGAATCGTGGAGCCTATCTGGCAACCGCGCTGGGCCATTGTGGTGAATGCCATACCCCCAGAAACCTCGGTTTTGCCATGGACCAGGGCCATGAGTATGCAGGTGCCGAGATTCAGGGTTGGTTTGCCCCCAATATCTCGTCCAATCCTGACATCGGTCTGGGTGAATGGAGTCCCGAGCAGATTTCTCAATATCTGTCGCAAGGCCACGCCCCTGGCCGCAGCAGCGCTGCGGGCCCGATGGCGGAAGTGATCGAGAACAGTCTGCAATATCTGACACCGGAAGATAACCGGGCATTGGTGAAGTATCTGCAACACACCCAGTCCACAGACAATGGCGACGGTATCAAAGTCAATCTTCAGCCTGCGGGTGCGATGAACTCCTCGGCGTTGTTACCGGGTGATCAAAACGATAGCGCGGGCAGACAACTGTTTGCCGGTGACTGTAGTGGATGTCACCAGTGGAATGGCCCAGGCAAAGTGAACCAGCATGCTTCTCTGGCGGGCAGCACCACCGTCAACGATCCAAAGGGCCGCAGCCTGGTGCAGGTGATTCTAAAAGGCGCGCATATGAAAGTCGGTGATCAGCAGGTATTTATGCCAGACTTTGGCAATAAATATTCCGACGCAGAAGTGGCGTCGGTTGCCAACTTCGTCATTGGTCACTTTGGTGGTAAACAAGGTGAAGTCACCGCTGATCAGGTCAAGCAGCAAAGAGATAAGTAA
- a CDS encoding (2Fe-2S)-binding protein, giving the protein MITLTLNNKTLTFNDDPNMPLLWYIREEAGMTGTKFGCGVAMCGACTVHMDGKPVRSCQTTMAEAAGKNITTIESVHESSVGKVVQDVWFDLDVVQCGYCQSGQIMSATALLTEKKTPTDADIDAAMSGNVCRCATYVRIRQAIHAAAKKLGEAEQS; this is encoded by the coding sequence ATGATCACTTTAACCCTGAATAACAAGACCCTGACTTTCAATGATGATCCCAACATGCCCCTGCTCTGGTACATCCGCGAAGAAGCAGGCATGACCGGCACCAAGTTTGGCTGCGGCGTCGCCATGTGCGGCGCCTGTACCGTTCATATGGATGGCAAGCCGGTTCGCTCATGCCAGACAACGATGGCCGAAGCGGCAGGTAAAAACATCACCACCATTGAATCCGTGCATGAATCGTCAGTCGGCAAAGTGGTACAGGATGTCTGGTTCGATCTGGATGTGGTGCAGTGTGGTTACTGCCAGTCGGGACAGATCATGAGCGCCACCGCGTTGCTGACAGAGAAGAAAACGCCCACCGATGCCGATATCGACGCGGCCATGAGTGGCAATGTGTGTCGCTGTGCCACCTACGTCCGCATTCGTCAGGCTATTCACGCAGCAGCGAAGAAACTGGGCGAGGCTGAACAATCATGA
- a CDS encoding XdhC family protein produces the protein MWKKNFLQRIASGQFHAPSQKVIYGDGGLTPDKALPCGGILSILVERLTLSEATCSYLERMEAALLGAVTLRKFVRLPDACSGLEETSYISSTTVVEQGDRLELCLAATPQVVIAGLSEVALACAGFSLALGFQTVVCEVRAEMLANYQHRLPAEILLKEVFPAKWLEENAQHPCRAVVALTHDPRIDDLTLMEAVQSHAFYIGAMGSVKNSQNRLARMKTIGGLSDREIDRIHAPIGLPINSKTPAEIALAVMADIVACKNSVTLSRQ, from the coding sequence GTGTGGAAGAAGAATTTTTTACAGCGTATCGCTTCCGGGCAATTTCATGCTCCCAGCCAGAAGGTTATCTATGGGGATGGGGGGCTGACACCCGACAAAGCGCTGCCATGCGGTGGAATTCTCTCGATTCTGGTAGAGCGTTTGACGCTGAGTGAAGCGACCTGTTCGTACCTTGAGCGCATGGAGGCCGCCTTACTCGGAGCGGTAACGCTGCGGAAATTTGTTCGCCTCCCGGATGCCTGTTCAGGCCTGGAGGAAACGAGTTATATCAGCAGCACCACGGTGGTCGAGCAGGGCGACAGGCTGGAACTGTGTCTTGCCGCCACACCGCAGGTGGTGATTGCGGGATTGTCCGAGGTCGCGCTGGCCTGTGCCGGTTTTTCACTGGCATTGGGTTTTCAGACAGTCGTTTGCGAAGTGCGAGCGGAGATGCTGGCAAACTACCAGCATCGTTTACCTGCGGAGATTTTGCTGAAGGAAGTCTTCCCGGCAAAGTGGCTGGAGGAAAATGCGCAACATCCGTGTCGCGCGGTGGTGGCCCTGACACATGATCCGCGTATCGATGACCTGACGCTGATGGAGGCGGTGCAATCTCACGCGTTTTATATCGGTGCGATGGGGTCTGTGAAAAACAGCCAAAACCGGCTGGCGAGGATGAAAACCATCGGTGGATTGAGTGACCGGGAGATTGACCGCATCCATGCGCCCATTGGGCTGCCGATCAACAGCAAAACCCCGGCAGAAATCGCGTTAGCGGTGATGGCCGATATTGTCGCCTGTAAAAACAGCGTGACATTGTCACGTCAGTGA
- a CDS encoding ABC transporter permease — MLVVTAFIFFFLRLAPLDPTGLLMSPMSTPADILHIKHRLGLDLPIWKQYLYWVDALLHGNAGMSYVSGEQVTALILHAVPVTFTLITITLIVSVALAFFFAILAFYYRGNRLSEWVDHLNNLFLCIPDFLWSILLVFIFGISFHLLPTFGLIDPATDLTLNDKHGLFVAIILGGPSAWLSLAAHLLLPAMALIMGITPLQMKNLFNQLTRIYQRDFIYYAQLRGQTAFQLLISQAIPNTLAGALSLLSNQASMLVGGTLLVETLFGLPGLGMLMIKALGNQDLPLIEGIALCYILLVISIQLITGTCMYLVDPRRRGNV, encoded by the coding sequence ATGCTTGTTGTCACTGCATTCATCTTTTTTTTCCTCAGACTGGCACCACTTGACCCAACGGGTTTGCTAATGTCACCCATGTCTACACCGGCTGACATTTTGCACATAAAACATCGGTTAGGTCTTGATCTGCCGATTTGGAAACAATATCTCTATTGGGTTGACGCATTGTTGCATGGCAACGCAGGGATGTCTTATGTCAGCGGCGAACAGGTCACTGCGTTGATTTTACACGCTGTGCCAGTGACATTCACTTTGATCACTATCACATTGATTGTTAGCGTTGCTCTGGCATTTTTTTTTGCCATTCTGGCATTTTATTATCGCGGAAATCGGCTGTCAGAGTGGGTCGATCATTTAAATAATTTGTTTCTTTGCATTCCTGATTTCCTTTGGTCAATCCTATTGGTGTTCATTTTTGGCATCAGTTTTCATCTGCTCCCGACATTTGGCTTAATTGATCCTGCAACTGACTTAACATTGAATGATAAACACGGGCTTTTCGTTGCAATAATCCTTGGTGGACCATCGGCATGGTTAAGCCTGGCTGCGCATTTATTGTTGCCTGCAATGGCATTGATTATGGGTATTACACCACTTCAGATGAAAAATCTGTTTAACCAGTTAACACGTATTTATCAAAGGGACTTCATTTATTATGCACAGCTGCGTGGGCAGACAGCGTTTCAGTTGTTGATAAGCCAGGCCATTCCCAACACCCTGGCGGGCGCTTTGTCTTTGTTATCCAATCAGGCGAGTATGCTCGTGGGAGGAACGTTACTGGTGGAGACATTATTTGGCCTCCCAGGCTTGGGAATGCTGATGATTAAGGCGTTAGGTAATCAGGATCTGCCGCTGATTGAGGGCATTGCATTATGCTACATATTATTAGTGATATCGATCCAGCTCATTACCGGCACATGCATGTACCTGGTCGATCCGCGCCGCAGGGGAAATGTATAA
- a CDS encoding ABC transporter substrate-binding protein, translating to MISLSRRRFMMLSALSFADPFRMLSASALSVKDTLTIAYPTDIVSWEPNQTNPLQSAILKCVYDQPLNISSELALSPGIVKSYAWLDDNNQILQLVFQEGVVFHNGQPLTSEDFHFSFFERLKKFPDSLLAGIWGGIMRIETPTPYSAIVYFSWPMATAPAMMADIPAYLLPKRYYQAVGENGFRAHPVGSGPYKVTTRQPGMHIILDAYENYWQSPPAFKRVIFLIAPDKMTRLAMLETGEADLSLNFSTWEADKIAKLNNLKANYQPTSGIMLLQMVNQGAMQDKRVRLALHHAIDKPLISKALFQGKALPIATPAGKGMAGYDPEFNFPYDPELAIKLLAEAGYHSKRPLLLNFYTTKGALANDLEIAKAISQQWDHIGIRTQLVILTPAMIADYQNQKKFDGPLLQGWNPVAGDPATYSGLLLNQNVSMGLWKSDDLIQPLAALDKMTNYAQRIDAYKKFDRWQVEQGYSIPLLQNISVLVAKNDLFIPPNPGGILAPYHIRKAGI from the coding sequence ATGATTTCCTTATCCCGTCGTCGTTTTATGATGCTCAGTGCGCTAAGTTTTGCCGATCCTTTCAGGATGTTGTCTGCTTCTGCTTTATCGGTAAAAGACACGCTAACGATCGCCTATCCAACCGATATTGTTAGTTGGGAGCCAAATCAAACGAACCCTCTCCAGTCGGCAATTTTGAAGTGTGTTTATGACCAACCGTTAAACATTTCATCAGAACTGGCGTTGTCACCGGGCATCGTTAAAAGCTATGCCTGGCTTGATGATAACAATCAAATTCTGCAACTGGTGTTTCAGGAAGGGGTGGTGTTTCATAACGGTCAACCTCTGACCTCAGAAGATTTTCATTTTTCATTTTTTGAACGCTTGAAAAAGTTTCCCGATTCGCTGCTCGCGGGGATCTGGGGCGGTATCATGCGGATTGAGACGCCAACACCGTATTCCGCAATTGTTTACTTCTCCTGGCCGATGGCGACTGCGCCTGCGATGATGGCTGATATTCCGGCTTACCTGCTGCCTAAACGCTATTATCAGGCGGTCGGGGAAAATGGTTTTCGCGCACATCCGGTGGGTTCTGGCCCTTATAAAGTGACGACAAGACAGCCGGGTATGCATATTATCCTGGACGCTTACGAGAACTATTGGCAATCCCCCCCGGCGTTTAAACGCGTCATCTTTCTGATTGCCCCGGATAAAATGACCCGGCTGGCCATGCTTGAGACGGGTGAAGCGGATTTAAGTCTTAACTTTTCAACCTGGGAAGCGGATAAAATCGCGAAGCTGAATAATCTCAAGGCAAATTATCAACCCACTTCAGGGATAATGTTATTGCAGATGGTTAATCAGGGGGCGATGCAGGATAAGCGAGTCCGACTGGCATTACACCATGCTATTGATAAGCCATTAATTTCAAAAGCGCTTTTTCAGGGCAAGGCGCTACCCATTGCTACGCCAGCAGGTAAGGGTATGGCGGGATATGACCCTGAGTTTAATTTCCCTTACGATCCTGAGCTGGCGATAAAGCTACTGGCGGAAGCCGGGTATCACAGCAAACGGCCGCTGTTATTAAATTTCTATACCACAAAAGGTGCGCTTGCTAACGACCTGGAGATTGCTAAAGCGATTTCTCAGCAATGGGATCATATCGGCATCAGAACGCAATTGGTTATTTTGACGCCAGCGATGATTGCGGATTATCAAAATCAGAAAAAATTCGATGGCCCTTTATTGCAGGGCTGGAATCCCGTAGCGGGGGACCCCGCAACCTATTCAGGACTTCTGCTCAATCAAAATGTCAGTATGGGTTTGTGGAAGAGTGATGATCTGATTCAACCCCTGGCAGCATTAGATAAAATGACAAATTATGCGCAACGCATCGATGCATATAAAAAATTTGATCGCTGGCAGGTTGAACAGGGATATTCGATACCGTTATTGCAGAATATATCCGTACTGGTCGCAAAAAATGACCTGTTTATTCCTCCTAATCCAGGGGGCATTCTTGCGCCTTATCACATACGTAAGGCGGGGATTTAA
- a CDS encoding ABC transporter permease, with product MFKSKSPVTASAPNWRLRCSLLAGSFILLLGFLAPILIQQDPNTQNLNAVLLPPVWQTGGSFQYPLGTTALGENILAQLIYGTRTAILIALGAASGCAVMGIGLGIVAGYMGGLIEKGILLLVEFWMTFPAVILALLLVVTFSPGLLSVVIAIVLVDWTRFCRVIHAEVSELKSREFIYVAKLMGASQLSIILRDIIPSLIPGIIMLFSTEMAISVLIESTLSFVGVSVDPAQPSWGAMIAHGMDYAYASPWLLLQPALCIVFFVLICMTFNDGMTRNVIPHKEQ from the coding sequence ATGTTCAAAAGCAAATCCCCCGTAACTGCCTCTGCGCCAAACTGGCGTCTGCGTTGTTCGCTGCTGGCGGGTTCTTTCATTTTATTGTTGGGATTCCTTGCGCCAATATTGATTCAGCAGGACCCAAATACACAAAATCTGAACGCGGTGTTACTTCCCCCTGTCTGGCAAACGGGTGGCAGCTTTCAATACCCGCTAGGCACCACCGCGTTGGGTGAAAATATCCTTGCCCAATTAATCTATGGAACACGAACTGCAATCCTGATTGCTTTGGGAGCGGCCAGTGGCTGCGCGGTGATGGGCATCGGATTAGGCATTGTGGCGGGCTACATGGGAGGATTGATTGAAAAGGGAATTCTGCTGCTGGTGGAGTTTTGGATGACGTTTCCGGCGGTGATTTTGGCACTTCTTCTGGTTGTCACTTTCTCTCCGGGTCTGCTCAGTGTTGTCATAGCGATCGTGCTGGTGGACTGGACCCGTTTTTGCCGTGTTATCCATGCCGAAGTCTCAGAATTGAAATCCAGAGAGTTTATCTATGTGGCGAAGTTAATGGGAGCTTCGCAACTCAGCATAATCCTTCGTGATATTATACCCTCGTTAATTCCAGGCATTATTATGTTATTTAGTACGGAGATGGCCATATCCGTATTAATTGAAAGCACACTCTCTTTCGTTGGCGTTTCAGTTGACCCTGCGCAACCCTCCTGGGGGGCGATGATTGCGCATGGGATGGATTATGCATATGCCAGTCCCTGGCTGCTATTACAACCTGCACTCTGCATTGTATTTTTTGTACTTATTTGTATGACCTTCAATGATGGGATGACCAGAAATGTTATCCCGCATAAGGAACAATAA